A window of the Bacteriovorax sp. PP10 genome harbors these coding sequences:
- a CDS encoding ATP-binding protein, translating into MEANFKYRKAFLIIAYGVLLQSLILPYIEISALDDAQFRQYIVCKGLIMAFYIFSIFCLHTKRLPRYWVAFFHIGCFSYTLIGQYFNPGYHYAVMQFMFVTAIIFEGFPVMATLLMVAYIVEYAMLPFSHSIFPAYQFFHVNVYNALISTWIACVALERYVNRVKYKKGFLDRKLRYKGIKTDLFLHDLKNNLQPLVSLYPDQEDFRKIVKTIQDFNSFNDEEDILFSEVVNRTKEKFNIQGEVTFTGSEDFFIDQLDLQTILCNLMTNSHKAAAAKKIELEMHIRNKFSGFSYEDNAGGMTDEQYKFFSQKDFKPYSGHEKNGLGLLLIKKLVEHQEGKFFIKKIPNGTRFEITY; encoded by the coding sequence ATGGAAGCCAACTTTAAGTACCGTAAGGCATTTTTAATCATTGCCTACGGTGTTCTCCTACAGTCTTTAATTCTTCCTTACATCGAAATTTCTGCTCTCGATGACGCTCAATTTAGACAGTACATTGTATGTAAAGGCTTGATCATGGCCTTCTATATTTTTTCAATTTTTTGTCTGCACACGAAAAGACTGCCTCGTTACTGGGTGGCATTTTTTCACATTGGTTGTTTCAGTTACACGCTTATTGGCCAGTATTTTAATCCAGGTTATCACTACGCTGTTATGCAGTTTATGTTTGTGACAGCTATTATCTTTGAAGGGTTTCCAGTCATGGCAACACTCCTGATGGTTGCTTATATTGTCGAATATGCCATGCTGCCGTTTTCTCATTCAATATTTCCGGCCTATCAGTTCTTTCATGTGAATGTTTATAATGCGCTTATTTCAACATGGATTGCTTGCGTAGCTCTTGAGCGTTATGTGAATCGTGTGAAGTATAAAAAGGGGTTTTTAGACCGCAAGCTACGTTATAAAGGGATCAAGACCGATCTTTTTTTACATGACCTTAAAAACAATCTACAGCCGCTTGTATCGCTTTATCCGGACCAGGAAGACTTTAGAAAAATCGTTAAAACGATTCAGGACTTTAACTCGTTTAACGATGAGGAAGATATTTTGTTTTCTGAAGTAGTAAACAGGACGAAAGAAAAATTTAATATCCAGGGTGAAGTGACTTTTACTGGTAGCGAAGATTTTTTTATTGATCAATTGGACCTGCAGACTATTCTTTGCAACCTGATGACAAACTCTCATAAAGCAGCAGCTGCAAAAAAAATAGAACTTGAAATGCATATTAGAAATAAGTTCAGTGGCTTTAGTTATGAAGATAATGCCGGTGGAATGACTGATGAGCAGTATAAATTTTTTAGTCAGAAAGACTTTAAGCCTTATTCGGGTCATGAGAAAAATGGTCTGGGGCTTTTATTGATTAAGAAGCTTGTGGAACATCAGGAAGGAAAATTTTTTATTAAAAAAATTCCCAATGGGACGCGCTTTGAAATTACTTATTAG
- the nadC gene encoding carboxylating nicotinate-nucleotide diphosphorylase encodes MSLQTLGFESDYARFFAEDDLQGNAFYLNQLPTDEVECILKIKSDVRLSGLPYFVGAFNYLGAKLDYKNFEQYEGKNYKKGEVITFKLPFAIALSGERIALNLLQQSTRISTFTEKFVAIAANKNTKILDTRKTTPGLRQLEKYAVRVGGAHNHRFSQSDAWMIKDNHKTFFGGLEGAWKYFQSMQTFYQNIIVEIHSLEELKLAFDLGVKNIMLDNFSQDDLRSAIAMKKPGVTYEVSGGVKLETLNDFLLDGIDVISIGALTHSAPHIDLSMKIRPVG; translated from the coding sequence ATGAGTTTACAGACACTAGGTTTTGAATCGGACTACGCACGTTTTTTTGCAGAAGATGATTTGCAAGGAAACGCTTTTTACTTAAATCAGCTCCCAACAGATGAAGTTGAGTGCATTTTAAAAATTAAAAGTGATGTGCGCTTATCTGGCCTTCCATATTTCGTTGGTGCCTTTAATTATCTTGGTGCCAAATTAGATTACAAAAATTTCGAACAATACGAAGGAAAGAATTATAAAAAAGGTGAAGTGATTACTTTCAAACTTCCTTTTGCCATTGCTTTAAGTGGGGAGCGCATTGCTCTTAACCTTCTTCAGCAATCAACACGCATTTCAACTTTCACAGAAAAGTTCGTGGCGATCGCTGCTAACAAAAATACAAAAATCCTAGATACAAGAAAAACAACTCCAGGGCTTCGCCAACTGGAGAAATATGCAGTGAGAGTAGGTGGGGCACATAATCACCGTTTCTCTCAGTCAGATGCATGGATGATTAAAGACAACCACAAAACATTTTTTGGTGGTTTAGAAGGTGCATGGAAGTATTTTCAGTCAATGCAGACATTTTATCAAAACATCATTGTTGAGATTCATTCACTTGAAGAATTGAAACTTGCTTTTGATTTAGGTGTGAAGAACATTATGCTGGATAATTTTTCACAAGATGATCTTCGTAGTGCCATTGCTATGAAAAAACCTGGCGTGACTTATGAAGTTTCAGGTGGCGTAAAGCTGGAAACATTAAACGACTTTTTACTAGATGGTATTGATGTCATCAGTATCGGGGCCCTGACTCATAGTGCGCCTCATATCGATCTCTCGATGAAAATCAGGCCGGTGGGATAA
- a CDS encoding pentapeptide repeat-containing protein, with protein MQTLTYFINDLYTELEEKLGETSYQTLENKTVLSVTYQDATISGSKLSEMVYEDVIFDNCTFFGTEIENCIFINCLFINCKFKFSRFTDCNFEQTSWENCIWGMSSMKDSDLSSNDIKDNVAFESSGTGSHTITCLAEFLSLSSL; from the coding sequence ATGCAAACACTTACTTATTTTATCAACGACTTGTACACAGAGCTTGAAGAAAAATTAGGTGAGACGTCATATCAGACACTTGAAAATAAGACTGTTCTTTCAGTAACTTATCAAGATGCAACGATCTCAGGAAGCAAGCTTTCGGAAATGGTTTACGAAGACGTTATCTTCGATAACTGTACTTTTTTCGGGACTGAAATCGAGAATTGCATCTTTATTAACTGCCTGTTTATTAATTGCAAGTTCAAATTCTCACGATTTACAGATTGCAATTTTGAACAGACATCTTGGGAAAATTGCATTTGGGGAATGAGCAGTATGAAGGATTCAGACTTAAGCTCGAACGACATCAAAGATAACGTGGCTTTCGAATCATCTGGGACTGGAAGCCACACGATTACATGCTTAGCTGAGTTTTTATCTCTAAGCAGCCTTTAA
- a CDS encoding response regulator transcription factor — protein sequence MGHILIIEDEENARSFLRDNISCYGNVSTISTHEEVDSEILKRKYDLIIADYYLRDKNCFQFLSEYRYHLGPVPLILVSGRPSVEMLSEALEEKIYAFIQKPIDIQKLKRKIETFYTFNPDFELSGHKFVLFQDEWSVKVDEELIELTETEFKILRYCLERENQVIDRQELILYLWGNSKSSRNKLDTHLTNLKNKVQFVKEHLQTIPRVGFKLK from the coding sequence TTGGGTCACATTCTCATCATCGAAGACGAAGAAAATGCTAGAAGCTTTCTTCGTGATAACATTTCTTGCTACGGCAACGTTTCTACTATCAGCACACATGAAGAAGTGGATAGCGAAATCTTAAAACGCAAATACGATTTAATCATTGCTGATTATTATTTAAGAGATAAGAACTGCTTTCAGTTTCTTTCAGAGTACCGCTACCACCTTGGCCCGGTTCCACTTATTTTAGTTTCAGGAAGACCATCTGTAGAAATGCTTTCGGAAGCTCTAGAAGAAAAAATCTATGCTTTTATTCAAAAGCCGATTGATATCCAAAAACTAAAACGCAAGATAGAAACATTTTATACATTCAATCCTGATTTCGAATTAAGCGGACACAAGTTCGTTTTATTCCAAGATGAATGGAGTGTGAAAGTTGATGAAGAGTTAATCGAGTTGACTGAAACAGAATTTAAAATTCTAAGATACTGCCTTGAAAGAGAGAATCAGGTTATTGATCGTCAGGAGCTGATTCTTTATCTATGGGGGAATTCAAAATCTTCCCGTAATAAATTAGATACACATTTAACAAACCTAAAAAACAAAGTGCAGTTCGTTAAAGAACATTTGCAAACAATCCCCAGAGTCGGGTTCAAGCTCAAATAA
- the nadB gene encoding L-aspartate oxidase yields the protein MNFEFDVLIIGTGIAGLSAAAGLAERGLKVGIVTREKDPSTTNTVWAQGGIIYAKGSEESLVEDIMKASSGTSSREAAKLVAYESSSILEDLLIHKAHSNFERDESGELLFTKEAAHSMPRILYRGDYTGKDIQITLLNYLRDNFKNVTFFTSHTAIDLLTALHHGVTIQQRYEENKVLGAYVFNQETHSVEKILAKYTILATGGIGALYLHHTNSEGARGDGHAMAKRAGAVLTDLEFIQFHPTSFYGGATHRRFLVSEAVRGEGGLLINSQGVRFMAKYHPDMELAPRDVVARAIAEEIIETRSDCVYLDITHKDPEWIKNRFPTIYKHCLEHGVDMSKERIPVVPAAHYTCGGVKTDLKGQTTLKNLYAVGEVACTGLHGANRLASTSLLEGMTFGHFAALDILKNVDKETIYSSDKIKDWIDGTEEVDNALIHQDWMTLKQTMWNYVGLTRSKDRLSRAEAMFNELSDEINRFYKDAKLVDSLIGLRNAVEVGHQVLLASRRNTQSVGCFYRKS from the coding sequence ATGAACTTTGAATTTGATGTATTAATTATTGGAACGGGAATCGCAGGACTTTCGGCCGCAGCAGGCCTTGCTGAGCGCGGACTAAAAGTTGGTATCGTCACTCGTGAAAAAGATCCATCAACAACTAATACTGTGTGGGCGCAGGGTGGAATCATCTACGCTAAAGGTTCTGAAGAATCTTTGGTAGAAGATATTATGAAAGCAAGTTCGGGAACATCTTCACGTGAGGCCGCAAAACTTGTTGCCTACGAATCAAGTTCTATCCTGGAAGATTTATTAATTCACAAAGCGCATTCAAACTTTGAGCGCGATGAAAGTGGAGAACTTCTTTTCACTAAAGAAGCTGCTCACTCGATGCCAAGAATTCTTTACCGTGGAGACTACACAGGTAAAGATATTCAGATCACTCTTCTAAATTATTTAAGAGACAATTTTAAGAATGTCACATTTTTTACCTCTCATACAGCAATCGATCTTCTGACAGCTCTTCACCATGGTGTGACGATTCAGCAGAGATACGAAGAAAATAAAGTTTTAGGTGCCTACGTTTTCAATCAAGAAACTCATTCAGTTGAAAAAATCCTGGCGAAATATACTATTTTAGCTACAGGTGGAATCGGTGCTCTTTATCTTCACCATACAAACTCTGAAGGAGCTCGTGGTGATGGTCATGCAATGGCAAAGAGAGCTGGAGCTGTTTTAACAGATCTAGAATTTATTCAATTTCACCCGACAAGTTTTTACGGTGGAGCGACTCATAGACGCTTCCTTGTTAGTGAAGCTGTTCGTGGAGAAGGTGGATTACTGATTAACTCTCAAGGTGTTCGTTTCATGGCGAAGTACCATCCGGATATGGAGCTTGCTCCTCGTGATGTTGTGGCCCGCGCGATTGCTGAAGAAATTATTGAAACAAGAAGTGACTGCGTTTATCTAGATATCACTCATAAAGACCCAGAGTGGATTAAAAATCGTTTCCCGACAATTTACAAACACTGCCTAGAGCATGGTGTAGATATGTCGAAAGAGCGCATTCCTGTCGTACCTGCTGCTCATTATACATGTGGTGGAGTGAAGACTGATCTTAAAGGGCAAACGACGCTTAAAAATCTTTACGCTGTTGGGGAAGTTGCTTGTACGGGACTTCACGGTGCCAACCGTCTGGCATCTACATCTCTTCTGGAAGGAATGACATTCGGTCACTTTGCCGCTTTAGATATTTTGAAAAATGTGGATAAAGAGACAATATATTCAAGTGATAAAATTAAAGACTGGATTGATGGAACTGAAGAAGTTGATAACGCTTTAATTCACCAGGATTGGATGACATTAAAACAAACAATGTGGAACTATGTGGGATTAACGAGATCAAAAGATCGCCTATCTCGCGCAGAGGCCATGTTCAATGAATTATCTGATGAGATTAACCGCTTCTATAAAGATGCTAAGTTAGTTGATAGTTTAATTGGTTTAAGGAATGCTGTTGAAGTTGGGCATCAGGTGCTTTTAGCTTCGAGAAGAAATACTCAATCAGTTGGATGTTTTTACAGAAAGTCGTAA